Proteins from a genomic interval of Gossypium hirsutum isolate 1008001.06 chromosome A09, Gossypium_hirsutum_v2.1, whole genome shotgun sequence:
- the LOC107933937 gene encoding calcium-binding and coiled-coil domain-containing protein 2-like, producing MLSGELRERFLHGLRQFVPVTQGLAQNEFVYKGADYKRKGVAINPATTPEYVEWRSRRINDNVPITKMEEVRPMEEYLQVIPSELDIMKQEFKRKNLELEKKIEKLEEEKMYLSLDVGLQKKEVGKWQKKVQKEKAKVEYWEKKCQEMRSQNLALEKENKGLKSKVTELGRSLRWHQNHDPTVELKELKGKVEDLEVALHDGELRIEQLKAQEYCLKQELHQVKGQVRDRDYIIGDAIAQIREVAEYVRDLAVRADALSMMYESASDKGRELALLLDKVRTLGLKAKAYM from the exons atgttgagtggagagctccgtgAACGGTTCCTG catggattgagacagttcgTACCAGTGACTCAGGGGTTAGCTCAAAATGAGTTTGTATACAAAGGAGCCGATTACAAGAGGAAG GGAGTGGCCATTAATCCTGCTACGACACCAGAATATGTCGAGTGGAGGAGTAGAAGGATTAACGATAATGTCCCTATAACAAAAATGGAGGAAGTTCGACCAATGGAGGAATATCTACAAGTGATACCCTCGGAGCTTGATATCATGAAGCAAGAATTTAAGAGAAAGAATTTGGAACtcgaaaagaagatagaaaagcTCGAGGAGGAGAAAATGTACCTGAGTCTAGATGTCGGCCTGCAAAAGAAGGAGGTTGGAAAG TGGCAGAAAAAAGTTCAAAAGGAAAAAGCTAAAGTCGAGTACTGGGAGAAGAAGTGCCAAGAGATGCGATcgcagaatttggcattagagaaagaaaataaagggtTGAAAAGTAAAgtaactgagcttggaagatcccttCGTTGGCACCAAAACCATGATCCTACGGTCGAGTTAAAAGAGCTAAAAGGTAAGGTTGAAGATTTGGAAGTGGCATTGCATGATGGTGAACTTCGAATTGAGCAGCTCAAGGCGCAAGAATATTGTCTCAAACAAGAGCTCCATCAAGTTAAAGGTCAAGTCAGAGATAGGGATTACATTATTGGGGACGCTATAGCTCAGATCCGAGAGGTTGCTGAATATGTCCGAGACTTAGCAGTAcgagctgatgctttgagtatgATGTATGAGTCAGCATCTGATAAAGgtcgagagttagcccttttattagataaagTTAGAACTTTAGGCCTTAAGGCAAAGGCGTAtatgtaa